The following coding sequences lie in one Rutidosis leptorrhynchoides isolate AG116_Rl617_1_P2 chromosome 6, CSIRO_AGI_Rlap_v1, whole genome shotgun sequence genomic window:
- the LOC139853901 gene encoding uncharacterized protein translates to MARVQISFPNNVVLPLGQLIVRRGPTKVRSAASQPPSDAAKRGVEEVKKAGNQIKEQASSHAENIANQSKDAAGKVAGAAENIAEKAKQKAQDAWKAAKEKAQKVKENVSEKAEDAADAVKENVDAAKRKMSKD, encoded by the exons ATGGCACGAGTTCAAATCTCGTTCCCGAACAATGTCGTGCTGCCACTAGGTCAACTTATTGTCAGACGTGGCCCAACTAAG GTGCGTTCCGCAGCTTCACAACCACCATCAGATGCAGCTAAACGTGGTGTTGAAGAGGTGAAGAAAGCCGGTAACCAAATCAAGGAACAAGCTTCATCTCATGCTGAAAAT ATTGCAAACCAATCGAAAGACGCTGCTGGAAAAGTTGCCGGAGCGGCAGAAAACATAGCGGAGAAAGCGAAACAAAAGGCACAAGATGCATGGAAGGCTGCTAAAGAAAAAGCTCAAAAGGTGAAAGAAAACGTGTCCGAAAAGGCTGAGGATGCTGCTGATGCCGTAAAAGAAAACGTTGATGCAGCCAAACGCAAAATGTCTAAAGATTAA